A region of the Pseudomonas silesiensis genome:
GCCGGACCCGCGCACGGTGTTATTTCCCGACGAACTGCATGTCTCGCGCAGCCTGAACAAATTGCTGCGCCAACAACGCTATCAAGTGACCTTCGATCGGGATTTTGCCGCGGTCATCCGCGCGTGCGCCGCGCCACGGGAATACGCCGACGGCACCTGGATCACCGACGCCATGCAGGAGGCCTACCTCGAGCTGCACAGGCGCGGTTATGCGCATTCGGTGGAAGTCTGGGACCAGGGCGAACTGGTCGGCGGGCTCTATGGCCTGGCCATGGGGCAGCTGTTTTTCGGCGAGTCGATGTTCAGCCGCGCCGACAACGCCTCCAAATATGGCTTTGCCACACTGGTGCGACATCTGGAAAACTCGGGCTTTGTGCTGATCGACTGCCAGATGCCCACCGACCACTTGCACAGCCTCGGCGCCCGGGCGATTCCCCGCCGCGAGTTTGCCGGCTACCTGGCGCGGCATCTGGACCAACCCAGCCGCGCCACCTGGGTTTGCTGAGCGACTTTGGCCCACGTGTCATACACTTATTCAAAAGCGCTTACACTTATTCAAAAGCTTATCCGAGGGTTGATCATGACCGAGTTGGCGCGCTTGAAGTTTTATGCCACTCAGCCCCACTCTTGCAGTTATCTGCCCGAGGAGCAGGCCACGACCTTGTTCCTCGACCCTAGTCAGCCCATGGATGTGCATGTCTACGCAGACCTGTCGGAAATGGGTTTTCGTCGCAGCGGCGATCATCTGTACCGGCCCCATTGCCAGAATTGCAATGCGTGCGTACCGGCGCGTATTCCCGTGGCGCCGTTTTCACCCAACCGCCAGCAAAAACGCATCTTCAAGCGCAACGCCGATTTGCAAGTACGGCCGGCCAAACCCAAGTTCAGCGAAGAGTATTTCGACCTCTATCAACGCTATATCGAGCAGCGGCATGCCGATGGCGACATGTACCCGCCGAGTCGCGATCAGTTTTCAACCTTCCTGGTCAGGGACCTGCCGTTTTCCCGGTTCTATGAATTCCGTCTCGAAGGCCGGTTGGTGGCAGTCGCTGTCACCGACTTGCTGCCCAACGGTCTGTCGGCGGTCTACACCTTCTACGAGCCCGATGAAGAACGTCGCAGCCTGGGGCGCTACGCGATCCTCTGGCAGATCACCGAGGCCCGGCGACTGGGCCTGGAAGCGGTCTACCTCGGCTATTGGATCAAGAACTGCAAAAAAATGAGCTACAAGACGCAATATCGCCCCATCGAACTGCTGATTAATCAGCGCTGGGTCATCCTGAACTAGAGCAAGCCCTAAACCCCTTGGCTTAAACCCCATTTTTCGGGCACAATGCACGCCGCTTTTGCCTGGCGCAGTTGCACCGGGCCATTCATTGGACACCGAGGGCTTTACTGCATGTCGAAAGAAGACAGCTTCGAAATGGAAGGCACTGTCGTCGACACCCTGCCCAACACCATGTTTCGCGTGGAGTTGGAAAATGGGCACGTCGTAACCGCGCATATCTCCGGCAAGATGCGCAAGAACTACATTCGTATTCTTACCGGTGACAAAGTGCGCGTCGAGCTGACGCCCTATGACTTGAGTAAAGGGCGCATCACTTACCGCGCTCGCTAATCAGGTCAATACAAGACGCCCGGTTTATGCCGGGCGTTTTTGTGTGCGCGTTTATTCTGCGGCAACACAAAACCCTGTGGGAGCGGGCTTGCCCGCGATTGCGGTGGGTCAGCTTGCATTGATGTTGGATGTGCCGCCGCCATCGCGGGCAAGCCCGCTCCCACAGGGTTATGTGGTGATTTGCGCGAAATGGGACGGACAGCAAAAAGGCGCCTCGCAGCGCCTTTTGCTTTGTTGCGGTTAACCTCAGGCCATTTCAGCCGTGGTCTCGAACTCGAAGGTCAGCTCGCCGTCCTTCAAATCGATATGCACCACGCCACCATGGTCGGCCAGTTCGCCAAACAGAATCTCTTCCGCCAGCGGACGCTTGAT
Encoded here:
- the infA gene encoding translation initiation factor IF-1; its protein translation is MSKEDSFEMEGTVVDTLPNTMFRVELENGHVVTAHISGKMRKNYIRILTGDKVRVELTPYDLSKGRITYRAR
- a CDS encoding arginyltransferase, translating into MTELARLKFYATQPHSCSYLPEEQATTLFLDPSQPMDVHVYADLSEMGFRRSGDHLYRPHCQNCNACVPARIPVAPFSPNRQQKRIFKRNADLQVRPAKPKFSEEYFDLYQRYIEQRHADGDMYPPSRDQFSTFLVRDLPFSRFYEFRLEGRLVAVAVTDLLPNGLSAVYTFYEPDEERRSLGRYAILWQITEARRLGLEAVYLGYWIKNCKKMSYKTQYRPIELLINQRWVILN
- the aat gene encoding leucyl/phenylalanyl-tRNA--protein transferase — its product is MLTWLQRNTLTFPPLDKAMRDPNGLLAAGGDLSADRLIKAYRHGCFPWFSEGQPILWWSPDPRTVLFPDELHVSRSLNKLLRQQRYQVTFDRDFAAVIRACAAPREYADGTWITDAMQEAYLELHRRGYAHSVEVWDQGELVGGLYGLAMGQLFFGESMFSRADNASKYGFATLVRHLENSGFVLIDCQMPTDHLHSLGARAIPRREFAGYLARHLDQPSRATWVC